A stretch of the Runella slithyformis DSM 19594 genome encodes the following:
- a CDS encoding helix-turn-helix domain-containing protein has product MKKNIPTIDPQLFVKDYFDHSLMEEDGFNISNITPKEQNCFFYISPIEAGTKYINFPVESIKTTYYEVIFVTNGYYVVTDNLNELTQTEGQIRFVSPGKISSIQKLSNDIEGYYCLFDQAFIDTYSGVANLLNSFTFFDLDALPVISLSDQQAQFFALVFKKMNFDFVENYKITKPIICQYLVAIFKESSLYYEKISLENKKLTSADRIGQGFIRLVNKHYLSKRTLAEYATLLNITTKHLTKSVKQATGETPMDFIYKMLILEAKVLLKETALTVAEIAYQLSFDDAAHFGRFFKQHTGNTPVEFRNKT; this is encoded by the coding sequence ATGAAAAAAAATATTCCAACCATAGATCCGCAACTTTTTGTGAAGGATTATTTTGACCATTCTTTAATGGAAGAAGATGGTTTTAATATCAGCAATATTACCCCTAAAGAACAAAATTGCTTTTTTTATATTTCTCCTATTGAGGCGGGTACGAAATATATCAATTTTCCGGTAGAGAGTATCAAAACGACTTATTATGAAGTTATATTTGTTACTAATGGCTACTACGTTGTGACTGATAATTTGAATGAATTAACCCAGACTGAGGGACAAATTCGCTTTGTTTCGCCTGGTAAGATAAGTTCGATTCAAAAATTGTCCAATGATATTGAAGGCTATTACTGTTTGTTCGACCAAGCATTTATAGACACCTATTCGGGTGTGGCCAATCTTCTGAATAGTTTTACCTTTTTCGATTTAGATGCTCTCCCCGTCATAAGTTTATCCGATCAACAGGCACAATTTTTTGCTTTGGTTTTCAAGAAGATGAATTTTGATTTTGTTGAAAATTATAAGATCACCAAGCCCATTATTTGTCAGTATCTGGTGGCGATATTTAAGGAAAGCAGCTTATACTACGAGAAGATAAGTCTCGAAAATAAAAAATTAACCTCTGCCGACAGAATAGGACAAGGTTTTATTCGACTTGTTAATAAGCACTACCTTTCTAAGCGAACACTCGCAGAATATGCAACTTTGCTGAACATCACAACGAAGCACCTCACCAAAAGTGTGAAACAGGCAACGGGCGAAACACCCATGGATTTTATCTATAAAATGTTGATTTTGGAAGCCAAAGTGCTACTGAAAGAAACGGCACTGACGGTTGCTGAAATTGCTTACCAATTAAGTTTTGATGATGCAGCTCATTTTGGAAGATTTTTCAAACAACATACAGGGAATACACCCGTTGAATTTAGAAATAAAACTTAG
- a CDS encoding LytR/AlgR family response regulator transcription factor yields MKILIIEDEKLTAKDLARTIIGLNPDAEIIAMLPSVEEGVAFLQTSPQIDLIFSDIQLGDGLSFEIFEKTQNQTPVIFCTAFNEYALEAFKTVGIDYLLKPFSKATVGKALEKYQLLKERLTPPKDEMKGLMNLLKAQLQPVKTPSVIIQQGDKIIPLDTAQVALFVVENDGVFAYTFESRKWLVSQALDHLEQSLSPTFFRANRQFLVNRRAVKDASQHFNRKIAINLTVPFTEQIVVGKLKVTAFVEWLANI; encoded by the coding sequence ATGAAAATCCTGATCATTGAAGACGAAAAACTGACGGCCAAAGACTTGGCACGCACGATCATTGGGCTTAACCCCGATGCCGAGATTATAGCCATGTTGCCGTCGGTCGAAGAAGGCGTGGCTTTTTTGCAAACCTCACCACAAATAGACCTCATTTTTTCGGATATACAACTCGGTGACGGGCTTAGTTTTGAAATCTTTGAAAAAACCCAAAACCAAACGCCCGTCATTTTCTGTACGGCTTTTAATGAGTATGCGCTGGAAGCCTTCAAAACCGTCGGTATTGACTATCTGCTTAAACCTTTTTCGAAAGCAACTGTGGGTAAAGCTTTAGAAAAATACCAACTGCTCAAAGAAAGATTAACTCCACCCAAAGACGAAATGAAAGGGCTGATGAACCTGCTGAAAGCGCAACTGCAACCTGTTAAAACCCCGTCGGTCATCATTCAGCAGGGAGATAAAATTATTCCGTTGGACACGGCGCAAGTGGCCCTGTTTGTGGTAGAAAACGACGGAGTTTTTGCTTACACTTTTGAGTCGCGTAAATGGCTTGTTTCGCAGGCCTTAGACCATTTGGAGCAGAGTTTATCGCCAACGTTTTTTAGGGCCAATCGGCAGTTTTTGGTCAATCGGCGAGCGGTAAAAGATGCTTCGCAACATTTCAACCGCAAAATAGCGATCAATCTGACGGTGCCGTTTACGGAGCAAATTGTAGTAGGCAAACTCAAAGTGACAGCCTTTGTGGAGTGGTTGGCCAACATTTAA
- a CDS encoding sensor histidine kinase, giving the protein MKQKLLLYAVISTPIFGLYAVSHPLIFGVLPFKVLLLPFLGININVFITWLTNIYLTIHFSHLSIWRKVSFSYACILLIHGILGGIQYFFLTDKISFVPKEAVSALNNNFLYPILTSSAINVIIIIICQATEASYRRNEAELKAKELELLHSQAQKKLLVQQLQPHFLFNALSVLKSLIGENTAQAEEYTVKLADFLRYSVQSHQNEVVTLADELRFVGDFVELQKVRFENSFMYVVALPDEVLKHNVPIFALQTLVENTFKHNYFTEQKPLVIKISCLDNSITVWNNKMPVKTTDRTQTGLANLNSRYELITGKGIEINEGTDFFEVRIPLVNA; this is encoded by the coding sequence ATGAAACAAAAACTACTTCTTTACGCTGTTATTTCCACTCCAATTTTTGGGCTCTATGCAGTGAGTCACCCGTTGATTTTTGGCGTGCTTCCGTTTAAAGTATTGCTTCTTCCCTTTTTGGGTATCAATATCAATGTATTTATTACCTGGCTGACAAATATCTATTTGACAATACACTTTTCACATTTGTCTATATGGAGAAAAGTCTCGTTTAGCTATGCCTGCATTCTTCTGATTCACGGAATTTTAGGCGGAATACAATATTTTTTTTTGACAGATAAAATTTCCTTTGTACCAAAGGAAGCGGTTAGTGCTCTGAACAATAACTTTCTATATCCTATTCTTACTTCTTCGGCGATCAATGTCATTATCATTATTATTTGCCAGGCTACGGAGGCATCTTACCGCCGCAACGAGGCCGAACTCAAAGCCAAAGAGCTCGAACTCCTACACAGTCAAGCCCAGAAAAAACTGTTGGTGCAGCAGTTACAGCCGCATTTTTTGTTCAATGCGTTGAGTGTCCTCAAATCGCTCATTGGTGAAAACACTGCCCAAGCGGAAGAATATACTGTTAAGCTGGCCGATTTTTTGCGGTATTCGGTGCAGTCGCACCAAAATGAGGTCGTTACACTGGCTGACGAACTGCGTTTTGTCGGTGATTTTGTGGAACTTCAAAAAGTGCGGTTTGAAAACAGTTTTATGTATGTGGTAGCTCTTCCCGATGAAGTGTTAAAGCATAACGTTCCCATTTTCGCGCTGCAAACGCTGGTCGAAAATACGTTCAAGCATAATTATTTTACCGAGCAAAAGCCGCTGGTTATCAAGATTTCGTGCCTCGATAACTCCATTACGGTTTGGAACAACAAAATGCCCGTCAAAACTACTGACCGTACCCAAACGGGGTTGGCTAATCTCAACAGCCGCTACGAACTTATTACAGGTAAGGGCATTGAAATAAACGAAGGGACTGATTTTTTTGAAGTACGAATACCACTGGTAAATGCATGA
- a CDS encoding IS3 family transposase — MKINNLYIYYTAGKKLFSGHKRRYGSRRIVAELKAKGKTIGRRCVKKQMQKLVLQAIRPRRFVPKTTHY; from the coding sequence TTGAAAATAAACAACTTATATATATATTACACAGCAGGTAAAAAGTTGTTTTCAGGCCACAAAAGGCGATACGGTTCCAGACGAATCGTAGCTGAACTCAAAGCAAAGGGCAAAACCATTGGACGCCGGTGTGTCAAAAAACAGATGCAAAAGTTAGTTCTCCAAGCCATCCGGCCCCGACGATTTGTCCCTAAGACCACCCATTATTGA